A genomic segment from Leptolyngbya boryana PCC 6306 encodes:
- a CDS encoding KGK domain-containing protein → MDNGFTPMNDDEVLFVDRGRVLMTNPTFKVSEFLDQLAQAVSDREGEWTEDNEAWFEDGLECEALRFNSGTGWQRGRVRIRLEFAPLKPQERLPERSSARQPDVLQPEPLTDRLRPRNIDDIYSNDDY, encoded by the coding sequence ATGGATAACGGATTTACCCCAATGAATGATGATGAAGTCTTGTTCGTCGATCGCGGTCGCGTGTTGATGACCAATCCGACGTTCAAGGTGAGTGAATTCCTTGACCAGTTGGCACAAGCGGTCAGCGATCGAGAAGGGGAATGGACAGAAGATAACGAAGCCTGGTTTGAGGATGGTTTAGAGTGTGAAGCACTGCGCTTCAATTCAGGCACAGGCTGGCAACGTGGCAGAGTCAGAATTCGCCTAGAATTTGCGCCGTTGAAACCGCAAGAACGATTACCAGAGCGCTCCTCGGCACGCCAACCGGATGTGCTCCAGCCAGAACCGCTCACCGATCGTTTGCGTCCGCGCAACATCGATGACATTTACTCTAACGACGACTATTAA
- a CDS encoding DUF5615 family PIN-like protein, which produces MNLLLDECIDRRLAREFSDYDVKPVPQMGWAGIKDGQLLELAALEFDVFLTVDRNLAFQQNLPAFDIAVIVLQASSNRLADLKPLAPAVLAILPTAMKGQATIVSA; this is translated from the coding sequence ATGAACCTCTTGTTAGACGAGTGTATCGATCGTAGGCTGGCAAGAGAGTTCTCTGACTATGACGTGAAACCTGTTCCGCAAATGGGATGGGCAGGAATCAAAGACGGGCAACTGCTTGAACTTGCAGCATTAGAGTTCGATGTTTTCCTTACGGTCGATCGTAACCTAGCGTTCCAACAAAACCTGCCAGCATTCGATATTGCAGTCATCGTTTTGCAAGCATCTTCTAACCGTTTGGCAGATTTGAAGCCTTTAGCTCCGGCAGTGTTAGCAATTTTGCCGACCGCAATGAAAGGGCAGGCTACGATCGTGAGCGCGTAA
- the ccsB gene encoding c-type cytochrome biogenesis protein CcsB yields MDLVALQGVLDNLSFAVLFATMLIYWVGAAFPQVPYASTLGTAGMAIANLSTAALLAARWIEAGYFPLSNLYESLFFLVWGITTMHLIAENMSKSNLVGIVTAPVSMAITAFAALTLPDTMQASAPLVPALKSNWLMMHVSVMMLSYATLMVGSLLAIAFLVVTRGQNIELRGSSVGTGSYREKSYQLHRSEEVSVNSGGTAVLEKTTLSPQRLTLADTLDNISYRVIGLGFPLLTIGIIAGGVWANEAWGSYWSWDPKETWALITWLVFAAYLHARITKGWQGRRPAILAAVGFVVVWVCYLGVNLLGKGLHSYGWFL; encoded by the coding sequence ATGGATTTGGTTGCACTCCAAGGCGTTTTAGATAATCTGTCATTTGCTGTGTTATTCGCCACAATGCTGATCTATTGGGTTGGTGCAGCCTTTCCCCAGGTGCCTTACGCATCGACTCTGGGGACGGCAGGAATGGCGATCGCAAATCTCTCTACGGCTGCACTCCTTGCTGCTCGCTGGATCGAAGCAGGCTATTTCCCCCTCAGCAATCTTTACGAATCGCTCTTTTTCCTGGTCTGGGGCATTACCACGATGCACTTGATCGCTGAAAATATGAGCAAAAGCAATCTCGTCGGCATTGTCACAGCGCCCGTTTCAATGGCAATCACGGCTTTTGCCGCTCTGACGCTACCCGATACGATGCAGGCTTCTGCGCCATTGGTTCCTGCCTTGAAATCCAATTGGCTGATGATGCATGTCAGCGTCATGATGCTCAGTTATGCAACTTTGATGGTGGGATCGCTTTTGGCGATCGCGTTTTTAGTCGTCACTCGCGGACAGAATATCGAACTTCGAGGCAGTTCTGTCGGAACAGGTAGTTACCGCGAAAAATCCTATCAACTTCATCGCTCTGAAGAGGTGAGTGTCAATTCAGGTGGAACTGCAGTTTTAGAGAAGACCACCCTTTCTCCGCAACGTCTAACTCTTGCAGATACCTTGGACAATATTAGCTACCGCGTGATTGGACTTGGCTTTCCGCTGTTGACGATTGGCATTATTGCAGGAGGCGTTTGGGCGAATGAGGCTTGGGGTTCTTATTGGAGTTGGGATCCCAAAGAAACGTGGGCATTGATCACGTGGCTAGTTTTTGCGGCTTATCTGCATGCGCGCATCACCAAAGGCTGGCAAGGTCGTCGTCCTGCTATCCTTGCCGCAGTAGGATTTGTCGTGGTTTGGGTCTGTTATTTAGGGGTGAATCTTTTGGGTAAAGGACTCCATAGCTACGGATGGTTCTTATAA